In Ureibacillus thermophilus, the genomic stretch ATCGATAATGTCCGAATCGCAGGCGAAAATCTCAATTATGAAGTGGATATCCGATTCTCCATGCTATTAAAAGAAAACACATATGCTGTTTTTAACACCTTCCATACCCTACCTTATCTCCAAAAAATAGAAATTGAAATCTTATCATAACATCTGGAGGAAACGATGAAAGAAATTATTCAACTTCTAAAACATGGAAATAAACCATCTTTATCTGCGGCACTGGTCAACTTGTTGTTAGGAAGCATCAAAGGAGCCGCTTATTTTTTTACTGGAAATGTAGCGATGTTTGCGGAAATGATGCACTCATTGGGCGATTCGGCAAACCAATTTTTCGTATTTATCGGATCCGCTTTATCCAAAAAAGCTCCAACAAAGAAATTTCCCAATGGATTTGGCCGAGTTGTCAATCTTGTTTGCTTAGGGGCCATCATCATTGTGGCGATTCTTTCTTATGAAACAATGAAAGAAGGATTGCATCATTTTTTATATCCAAGTGAACAATCGGAAGGCATCTTATTCGCCTTAGGAGTTTTATTATTGGGCACCATTTTAGAAGGTAGTGTTTTGCAAAAAGCCGCAAAAGAAATACTCCATGAAACTGGAATCTCCACATCGTTTTTTGGAGCAATCCCAAAATCCATTGCTTATTTAAATCAAGCAAAGCCGGCAACGAAATTAGTATGGATGGAAGATGCCGTTGCAACTGCCGGAAATTTGTTAGCTTTTCTTGCTATTTTGATCGCATACTTTACGGGGTTCTACCAATTGGAAGGCTTGGTGTCGATGATTATCGGCGGGATGATGTTCTTTGTTGTAGGCAGAGTATTTCTTGATAATGCCCGGGGTGCAATCGGAGAAACAGATGAAGAAATGCTTATTCACATCGGCAACTTAGTAATGGAAGATTCCCATGTGAAAGATATCGAGCGGCTAGAAGTGGTGAAAGAAGGAGAGTTTCTGCACGTAGAACTCGTTGCAGAAACCGATCCGAAATTATCCCTTGAGTATTTGGATCAGGTGCGCGATCATCTCGTTGAATTAATATTAGCCCAAAAAGGTGTCACAAAGGTTACCCTTGCTTTTGATATAGATGATCAAATCACAGAATGGAAACATTATACAAAAATGAACAAAACTCAAAATCAATAATTTCTTTCAGTGGATAAACAAAGGCTGCCTAGAAAGTCTCCTTCTCTAGACAGCCTTTATCTTTTTTATAAAGACATCTTCAAAATTTCCCTTACATCGTTTTCATCAAGTATTTTAAAACCGCCGATTGGTCCGTTCGCCAGCGATTTTTCAACTAATTCATCCAACTTAGAATCATCAATGCCGTAATCTTTCAGACGGCTCGGAGCCCCGAGACTTGTCCAAAATGCTCTTAAACGCTCAATGCCTTCATAAGCAATTTCCTCATCTGTTTTATTAGAAGGATTCACTTGGAACACTTTTATGGCAAGCCGGGAAAAACGGGCCGGATTCACAGGAACAACGTGTTTCATCCAGTTTGGAAATAGAATGGCAAGACCGCCTCCATGAGGAATATCATATAAAGCCGAAACCGCGTGTTCAATGTCGTGGGTTGCCCAATCTCCGTCTGAACCCATGGAAAGCATGCCGTTTAAAGCAATGGTTCCAGAAAGCAAAATCGTCTCCCGCAATTCGTAGTTTTCCAAATCTTCTACTAGCTTCGGCGCTGTCTCAATTACAGTTCTAAGTACTCCTTCGCACAATTCATCCATAATGAGCGTATTTTCGGCATTATGGAAATATTGTTCAAACACATGAGACATTATATCTACAATGCCATATACCGTTTGATCTTTCGGTACCGTCTTTGTATAGGTTGGGTCGAGTATTGAAAATTTCGGATACACCCTTCCACTTGCCCAACCATATTTT encodes the following:
- a CDS encoding cation diffusion facilitator family transporter; protein product: MKEIIQLLKHGNKPSLSAALVNLLLGSIKGAAYFFTGNVAMFAEMMHSLGDSANQFFVFIGSALSKKAPTKKFPNGFGRVVNLVCLGAIIIVAILSYETMKEGLHHFLYPSEQSEGILFALGVLLLGTILEGSVLQKAAKEILHETGISTSFFGAIPKSIAYLNQAKPATKLVWMEDAVATAGNLLAFLAILIAYFTGFYQLEGLVSMIIGGMMFFVVGRVFLDNARGAIGETDEEMLIHIGNLVMEDSHVKDIERLEVVKEGEFLHVELVAETDPKLSLEYLDQVRDHLVELILAQKGVTKVTLAFDIDDQITEWKHYTKMNKTQNQ
- a CDS encoding iron-containing alcohol dehydrogenase, which produces MNSFTFKNPVRLYFGKGEIRNLKKELPRYGRNILFVYGGGSIKRNGIYDEVISILKELDLNVFELSGVEPNPRVETARKGIEICKRESIDFVLAVGGGSVIDCSKLIAAGAKSEEDAWKIVTNQVPVKDALPLGTVLTLAATGSEMNANSVITNGETKEKYGWASGRVYPKFSILDPTYTKTVPKDQTVYGIVDIMSHVFEQYFHNAENTLIMDELCEGVLRTVIETAPKLVEDLENYELRETILLSGTIALNGMLSMGSDGDWATHDIEHAVSALYDIPHGGGLAILFPNWMKHVVPVNPARFSRLAIKVFQVNPSNKTDEEIAYEGIERLRAFWTSLGAPSRLKDYGIDDSKLDELVEKSLANGPIGGFKILDENDVREILKMSL